Part of the Mycolicibacterium mengxianglii genome is shown below.
ACTGATCCTGACCGTCAGCGCCGCCGTCATCGGCCTGGCACTGGGGATGGTGCTCGCCGTTTGCGGAATCTCCCGTTCGCGTTGGTTGCGCTGGCCCGCACGGGTTTACACCGACATCTTCCGCGGACTGCCTGAAGTCGTCATCATCCTGCTGATCGGGTTGGGGCTCGGCCCCGTGGTCGGCGGCCTCACGGGCAACAACCCCTATCCCCTGGGTATCGCCGCCCTCGGATTGATGGCAGCCGCCTATATCGGCGAGATCCTGCGCTCCGGCATCCAGAGTGTGGAGGCCGGTCAGTTGGAAGCTTCCCGCGCGCTGGGCTTCAGCTACTCCTCGTCGATGCGCCTGGTGGTGATCCCCCAGGGCGTCCGGCGGGTACTGCCCGCACTGGTCAACCAGTTCATCTCGCTGTTGAAAGCGTCATCGCTGGTGTACTTCCTGGGGCTGATCGCCAGCCAGCGCGAGCTCTTCCAAGTGGGCCGAGACCTCAACGCCCAGACCGGAAATCTCTCCCCGCTGGTGGCCGCCGGATTGTTCTACCTCGCGCTGACCATTCCGCTGACCCATCTGGTGAACTACATCGACGGCCGCCTCCGCCGCGGACGCACACCAACCGAAACCGAGGACCCCCTGACCCCGACGATCAGCCAGGAGATGGTGTGATGACCAAGCCGACGTCAGCACCCCCGCGCACCGTGGATCCAGTATCTCTGGCCGCCAACAACATTCACCTCGCCTTCGGTCCGAACAAGGTGCTCAAGGGCGTGGACATCGACGTACCTGCCGGCAGCACCGTCGTGGTCATCGGCCCGTCGGGGTCCGGGAAGTCCACCCTGCTGCGCACCCTGAACCGGCTCTACGAACCCGACCAGGGCGACATCCTGCTCGACGGCCGGTCGGTGCTTGCCGACAATCCCGATGAGCTGCGGCAGCGCATCGGCATGGTGTTCCAGCAGTTCAACTTGTTCCCGCATCGCACTGTGCTGGACAACGTCACGTTGGCGCCACGCAAACTCAAGAAGATGTCGGCCGAGGCGGCACGGGATCTGGCGCTGAACCAATTGGAGCGGGTCGGGTTGCGGCACAAGGCCGAAGCACGACCGGGCACGCTGTCCGGGGGCCAGCAGCAGCGGGTCGCGATCGCCCGGGCACTGGCCATGTCACCGCAGGTGATGTTCTTCGACGAGGCCACCTCGGCGCTGGACCCCGAATTGGTGAAGGGCATCCTGGCGTTGATCGCTGATCTCGGTTCCGACGGGATGACGATGGTGGTGGTCACCCACGAGATGGGCTTCGCGCAGTCGGCTGCCGACAACGTGGTGTTCATGGATCACGGTGCGGTGGTGGAGTCCGGCCCACCGGAGCGGCTGTTCGAGGCCGCGGAGACCGACCGGCTCCAGAAGTTCCTGTCGCAGGTGTTGTAGCTACGGGCACCCGACCGAACAGCATTTATTTGAGCCCAATTTCGCTTCCTCTACAGAATGACAGGCGCTGACAGGTTAGACTGGCGAACTATGACAGAGAGCGAAGGCGGCGTCGCTGGCGTAGCTGACGTTTCTGACCTTGCCGAAGGTTTGCACCGAGCGTTGTCGAAGCTCTTCGCAGTGCTGCGGCGCGGGGACAAGACTGCCGCGTCACCCGCTGACGACCTCACCCTCGCCCAGCTGTCGATCCTGGTGACCCTTCTCGACCAGGGCCCCATGCGGATGACCGAACTCGCCGCGCACGAAAAAGTTCGCACCCCCACCACCACGGTGGCGATCCGGCGGCTGGAGAAGCTGGGGCTGGTCAAGCGCACCCGTGACCCCTCCGACCTGCGCGCCGTCCTGGTGGAGATCACCCCGAAAGGCCATGCGGAGCACCGGGAAGCGCTGACCAACCGCTACGCGGTACTGGCGGCGATGCTACGCGAACTCAGTCCCGACGAACTCGGCATGCTGCACAGC
Proteins encoded:
- a CDS encoding amino acid ABC transporter ATP-binding protein, with the translated sequence MTKPTSAPPRTVDPVSLAANNIHLAFGPNKVLKGVDIDVPAGSTVVVIGPSGSGKSTLLRTLNRLYEPDQGDILLDGRSVLADNPDELRQRIGMVFQQFNLFPHRTVLDNVTLAPRKLKKMSAEAARDLALNQLERVGLRHKAEARPGTLSGGQQQRVAIARALAMSPQVMFFDEATSALDPELVKGILALIADLGSDGMTMVVVTHEMGFAQSAADNVVFMDHGAVVESGPPERLFEAAETDRLQKFLSQVL
- a CDS encoding MarR family winged helix-turn-helix transcriptional regulator; the encoded protein is MTESEGGVAGVADVSDLAEGLHRALSKLFAVLRRGDKTAASPADDLTLAQLSILVTLLDQGPMRMTELAAHEKVRTPTTTVAIRRLEKLGLVKRTRDPSDLRAVLVEITPKGHAEHREALTNRYAVLAAMLRELSPDELGMLHSALEPLEKLATKKT